In one Lolium rigidum isolate FL_2022 chromosome 3, APGP_CSIRO_Lrig_0.1, whole genome shotgun sequence genomic region, the following are encoded:
- the LOC124700695 gene encoding cytochrome c oxidase subunit 6a, mitochondrial-like, which yields MASAAARSGLRSLAARAKAPAPARRPMSSSAHDDAYETAKWEKITIVAAVSCTLLAAWNLSKGHPHYDEPPAYPYLHIRNKEFPWGPNGLFETKHDH from the exons ATGGCTTCCGCCGCGGCGAGATCCGGCCTCCGCTCCCTGGCGGCGCGCGCCAAGGCGCCCGCTCCGGCAAGGCGCCCCATGTCCTCCTCCGCCCACGACGACGCAT ATGAGACGGCCAAGTGGGAGAagatcaccatcgtcgcggccgtGTCCTGCACCCTCCTGGCGGCCTGGAACCTCTCCAAGGGCCACCCCCACTACGACGAGCCGCCG GCGTACCCCTATCTGCACATCCGCAACAAGGAGTTCCCCTGGG GACCTAATGGCCTTTTTGAGACCAAGCACGACCATTGA